One region of Hymenobacter sediminicola genomic DNA includes:
- a CDS encoding prolipoprotein diacylglyceryl transferase family protein, which yields MKMLIPLSQQQFFGSFIHWSMLCSTTLLLPSPLGHHYYSGCYLLAFGLMLLLLLHAGYRRGYPLQTWLVLLAASTLAFIVGTKLITLPTEAWPALLHGIWPDSTARSVLGGGLGFVGALLVLRRWLGFRWHVVDAFAGPLCAGLVVQCIGCLLTGCCFGAPTDGSWGLTYAAGTLPYQLQLQQGLLDTHAAHSLAVHPTQLYTLLLCAGVWLVLHLTRHRQWPAGSRALLQAGLLVAGRLLIEFWRDPAGEPVGSSVVALGRLQMLQLQWLLLPCAVLLLGSWLWLIRYATPTPDEAPENRPVRNLLGALGLLAFAALLPAGALTLPELLVVKAVLLAVVVLATATILRGALAARRAGLPLAALAVVLLFSNQIPADTTSNEQHWSFTVGAGNGEFAREQQPYDNEGCGSPPPTQPFRHSYRSVSVDATSSWKPDPTDRPEAENEAGLRLMVGRDQQHTIGRPDTVKSTFLFAINPHYMLNRRWFGIGGGLLLGTLGYSKTAGDTYQPLVAAPHFTTWIGRREYLYVQGDVNTPTQGLGNPALRVGVGSRFRSSGRYSVLLGMSTGSGYPTPPGVNDKAFFVESSLQISPRWQVQPYLTLGGREFRQAHVQLRYALPPRNR from the coding sequence ATGAAAATGCTGATACCGCTGAGTCAGCAGCAGTTTTTCGGCAGCTTTATCCATTGGTCTATGCTCTGTTCGACTACTCTGCTGCTGCCCTCGCCCCTGGGCCACCACTACTATTCCGGTTGCTACCTGCTGGCCTTTGGGCTGATGCTGCTATTGCTGCTACATGCGGGCTATCGGCGCGGCTACCCGTTGCAGACGTGGCTGGTGTTGCTGGCAGCCAGCACGCTGGCCTTTATTGTGGGTACCAAGCTGATTACACTGCCCACCGAAGCATGGCCGGCACTGCTGCACGGTATCTGGCCCGATTCTACAGCCCGCTCCGTGCTGGGGGGCGGACTGGGTTTCGTTGGGGCGCTGCTGGTGTTGCGGCGGTGGCTGGGCTTCAGGTGGCACGTCGTGGATGCATTTGCGGGGCCGCTCTGCGCGGGGCTGGTGGTGCAGTGCATCGGGTGCCTGCTCACGGGCTGCTGCTTCGGGGCTCCTACAGATGGCAGCTGGGGCCTGACATATGCGGCGGGCACGCTGCCGTACCAATTGCAGCTCCAGCAGGGCCTGCTGGACACCCATGCCGCGCATTCGCTGGCGGTGCACCCAACTCAGCTCTACACGCTACTACTATGCGCCGGTGTGTGGCTTGTGCTGCATCTGACGCGCCACCGCCAGTGGCCGGCGGGCAGCCGGGCGTTGTTGCAGGCCGGGTTGTTAGTGGCGGGTCGGCTGCTCATCGAGTTCTGGCGCGACCCGGCCGGCGAACCGGTAGGCTCATCTGTAGTAGCCCTTGGCCGCTTGCAGATGCTCCAATTGCAATGGCTGCTTTTGCCCTGTGCTGTGCTTCTGCTGGGTAGCTGGCTCTGGCTGATCCGATATGCGACACCCACACCTGACGAAGCACCCGAAAACCGGCCGGTACGGAACCTGCTTGGCGCTCTTGGGCTATTGGCATTTGCCGCGCTGCTCCCAGCCGGAGCCCTCACACTGCCCGAATTGCTGGTAGTAAAAGCTGTATTGCTGGCAGTTGTTGTATTAGCCACGGCCACCATTCTACGGGGCGCACTAGCGGCACGCCGGGCTGGGTTGCCGCTGGCCGCATTGGCTGTGGTCCTGCTTTTCTCCAACCAGATTCCGGCCGATACTACCAGCAATGAGCAGCATTGGTCGTTTACGGTTGGCGCCGGAAACGGTGAATTTGCGCGTGAGCAGCAGCCCTATGATAATGAAGGCTGTGGCAGTCCACCTCCCACCCAACCTTTCCGGCATAGCTACCGGTCTGTAAGTGTAGATGCCACCAGCAGCTGGAAACCAGATCCAACTGACCGCCCGGAGGCTGAGAACGAGGCTGGGCTACGGCTCATGGTCGGCCGCGACCAGCAACACACCATTGGCCGGCCTGACACCGTAAAATCGACCTTTCTGTTCGCCATCAACCCGCACTACATGCTGAATCGGCGCTGGTTTGGAATCGGGGGCGGACTCCTGCTGGGTACTCTTGGATACAGCAAAACAGCCGGCGACACGTACCAGCCACTCGTGGCCGCACCTCATTTCACCACCTGGATAGGGCGGCGCGAGTACCTATATGTGCAAGGCGACGTGAACACGCCCACCCAGGGTCTCGGCAATCCGGCACTACGCGTAGGGGTGGGTTCCCGGTTCCGTTCGAGCGGACGCTATAGCGTGCTGCTGGGTATGTCCACTGGCAGTGGCTACCCCACGCCTCCCGGTGTAAATGATAAAGCATTTTTCGTTGAATCAAGCCTGCAAATCAGCCCGCGCTGGCAGGTGCAACCCTACCTCACGTTGGGTGGCCGCGAGTTCCGGCAAGCACACGTGCAGCTGCGCTACGCGCTACCGCCCCGCAATCGGTAG
- a CDS encoding DUF2905 domain-containing protein: MLVILGLIVVAFGAFLWLGGGSLLGWFGRLPGDIRIERPGFRFYAPIVSMLLVSVVLSLLLWLVRRFGG; the protein is encoded by the coding sequence ATGCTTGTCATTCTAGGCCTCATTGTCGTAGCCTTTGGCGCTTTTCTGTGGTTAGGGGGCGGCAGCCTACTGGGTTGGTTCGGCCGGCTGCCCGGCGACATCCGCATCGAGCGGCCGGGGTTTCGGTTCTACGCACCCATCGTGTCGATGCTGCTGGTAAGTGTGGTGCTGAGCCTGCTCCTGTGGCTGGTGCGGCGCTTCGGTGGCTGA
- a CDS encoding type IA DNA topoisomerase has product MLIPLPAQSRHHSLTTRINELKVCIAEKPSVAREIASVLGADRRMDGYYEGNGYQVTWTFGHFCQLREPEDYRPEWKRWSIHDLPMVPEQFGIKLMRRDDGVVRQFNVIKNLLANADEVINCGDAGQEGEVIQRWVLMEAKYRKPFKRLWISSLTEEAIRQGFQNLREGSEFDNLYQAGKSRAAGDWLLGLNATRLFTLKYAPGQRQVLSIGRVQTPTLALLVDRYHEIQNFRPEPYWVLRTEYRGTMFSHVAVLKKGKDDDEPDEKARLKARGYFVTQEEADAAMAQVTGQPLTVTNVEIKKALESPPALFDLTSLQVQCNNQLGLSAEDTLKTVQGLYEKKVVSYPRVDTTFLPDDQYPKIAGIMRGLGGAHGALAAPLLAAGKIRKSTKVFNNNKVTDHHAIIPTGASANSLHGTESSVYDIIVRRFLAAFYPDCEVSNTTVTADVAGRTFRVRGRQILSPGWREVYGDPEKQQAPSAPKAAGEGDDDVVNTVLPSFVKDETGPHKPRLDAKMTQPPRDYTEAMLLRGMETAGRNVDDDELRQAMKENGIGRPSTRAAIIETLFKRGYIRRDKKKIVPTPTGVELIGLIRNPTLKSAELTGQWERKLRQIESGQLDSGQFLGELQQLVREMVQEVKQDGSGRGISIFKPEMADLTGQKAGATAKASPPKAAATPAVPGALGPCPACGSGHVLRGKSALGCSRWKEGCQFRLPTDFEGKKLTDKQVSELLKKGRTPVMKGFVDDMGQKFDAAIRLTPARTLELVRAAESKPTTPQDPGQIPCPVCRLGQMLRGKSAWGCSRFREDCQFRVPFEWGGKTLTDTQMNQLLRKGKTSVIRGFVSAKTGKNYEAVLQINQEGRIEPVFGQG; this is encoded by the coding sequence TTGTTGATTCCCTTGCCAGCGCAAAGCCGGCACCATTCCCTTACCACGAGAATCAACGAGTTGAAAGTTTGCATTGCCGAAAAGCCCAGCGTGGCCCGCGAAATTGCCAGTGTGCTGGGTGCCGACCGGCGCATGGACGGCTACTACGAGGGCAACGGCTACCAGGTCACCTGGACGTTTGGGCACTTCTGCCAGCTGCGCGAGCCCGAGGACTACCGCCCCGAGTGGAAACGCTGGAGCATCCACGACCTGCCCATGGTGCCCGAGCAGTTCGGCATCAAGCTCATGCGCCGCGACGACGGCGTAGTACGCCAGTTCAACGTCATCAAAAACCTGCTGGCCAACGCCGACGAGGTGATAAACTGCGGTGACGCCGGCCAGGAAGGCGAAGTCATTCAGCGCTGGGTGCTGATGGAAGCTAAGTACCGCAAGCCCTTCAAGCGCCTCTGGATTTCCTCGCTCACCGAAGAAGCCATCCGCCAGGGCTTCCAAAACTTGCGCGAAGGCTCGGAGTTCGACAACCTCTACCAGGCCGGCAAAAGCCGCGCCGCCGGCGACTGGCTGCTAGGTTTGAATGCCACCCGATTGTTCACGCTAAAGTACGCGCCCGGTCAGCGGCAGGTGCTCAGCATCGGGCGCGTGCAGACGCCCACGCTGGCGTTGCTCGTGGACCGCTACCACGAAATCCAGAACTTCCGGCCCGAGCCATACTGGGTGCTGCGAACTGAGTACCGCGGTACCATGTTCAGCCACGTGGCCGTGCTGAAAAAGGGCAAGGACGATGATGAGCCCGACGAAAAAGCCCGCCTGAAAGCCCGCGGCTACTTCGTGACGCAGGAAGAAGCAGACGCTGCTATGGCCCAGGTGACCGGCCAGCCGCTGACAGTGACCAACGTGGAAATCAAGAAGGCACTGGAAAGTCCGCCCGCGCTGTTCGACCTGACTTCGTTGCAGGTGCAGTGCAACAACCAGTTGGGCCTCTCGGCCGAAGACACGCTCAAAACCGTGCAGGGCCTATACGAGAAGAAAGTGGTGAGCTACCCGCGCGTCGACACCACCTTTCTGCCCGACGACCAGTACCCCAAAATTGCGGGCATTATGCGCGGGCTGGGCGGGGCGCACGGCGCGCTGGCGGCGCCGCTGCTGGCGGCCGGCAAAATCCGCAAAAGCACCAAGGTCTTCAACAACAACAAAGTAACCGACCACCACGCCATCATCCCGACCGGGGCCAGCGCGAACAGCCTGCACGGCACCGAAAGCAGCGTCTACGACATCATCGTGCGCCGCTTTCTAGCCGCGTTTTACCCCGACTGCGAAGTATCAAACACCACCGTGACGGCCGACGTGGCCGGGCGCACGTTCCGCGTCCGGGGCCGCCAGATCCTCAGCCCCGGCTGGCGCGAGGTGTACGGCGACCCAGAAAAGCAGCAGGCGCCCTCGGCCCCGAAAGCAGCTGGCGAAGGCGACGACGACGTGGTGAATACCGTGCTGCCCAGCTTCGTGAAAGACGAAACCGGCCCGCATAAGCCTCGCCTCGACGCCAAAATGACCCAGCCGCCGCGCGACTACACCGAGGCCATGCTGCTGCGCGGCATGGAAACCGCGGGCCGCAACGTGGACGACGACGAGCTGCGCCAGGCCATGAAGGAAAACGGCATCGGCCGCCCCTCTACCCGCGCCGCCATCATCGAAACGCTGTTCAAGCGCGGCTACATCCGGCGCGACAAAAAGAAAATCGTGCCCACGCCCACCGGTGTCGAGCTGATTGGCTTGATTCGCAACCCCACGCTGAAGTCGGCGGAGCTGACCGGGCAGTGGGAGCGGAAGCTGCGCCAGATTGAAAGCGGCCAACTGGACTCGGGCCAGTTTCTGGGCGAGCTGCAGCAGCTGGTGCGCGAGATGGTGCAGGAAGTGAAGCAGGATGGCTCGGGCCGCGGCATTAGCATCTTCAAGCCCGAAATGGCTGACCTCACTGGCCAGAAAGCTGGCGCCACCGCCAAGGCCAGTCCGCCGAAAGCTGCCGCCACGCCGGCCGTGCCGGGGGCGCTTGGACCGTGCCCGGCCTGTGGCAGCGGCCATGTGCTGCGCGGCAAGTCGGCGCTGGGCTGCTCGCGCTGGAAGGAAGGCTGCCAGTTCCGGCTGCCCACCGATTTTGAGGGCAAGAAGCTCACCGATAAGCAAGTAAGCGAGCTGCTGAAAAAGGGCCGTACGCCGGTCATGAAAGGCTTCGTGGACGATATGGGTCAGAAGTTCGATGCCGCCATTCGCCTCACGCCGGCCCGCACGCTGGAGCTGGTGCGCGCCGCCGAAAGCAAGCCCACCACGCCCCAGGACCCTGGCCAGATTCCGTGCCCGGTGTGCCGGCTGGGCCAGATGCTGCGCGGCAAAAGCGCCTGGGGCTGCTCCCGCTTCCGCGAGGACTGCCAGTTCCGCGTGCCCTTCGAGTGGGGCGGCAAAACCCTCACCGACACCCAGATGAACCAGTTGCTGCGCAAAGGCAAAACCAGCGTCATCCGCGGGTTTGTATCCGCCAAAACCGGCAAAAACTACGAAGCCGTGCTGCAGATTAATCAGGAAGGCCGGATAGAGCCAGTGTTTGGACAAGGGTAA
- a CDS encoding DUF6438 domain-containing protein, whose protein sequence is MLKILICCVCIMLFACQCKPKILDSASQEPHSQKLLSRIDSLQTDAQVIRLVEVYAKQDRPVKMHRPDTTLCRRLKSCVDCQTVSSWMKADFDGNGRTDLLVFGESSSILDPENPLICLLDSGNVLPHVTRIGGYSEWLLGFDDFTEHMVPWIVKQKPQDLIAFARNVDGSGAATGTYSCVVDTLILDKGRFIEYNPAPERYSVTRVQLETTECYGSCPVFKMQIDRTGDAKYEALEYNKLRGRFTGVIDAPHLPELWSLINYLKFRQMKDRYAVRATDQQTATLTVTYADGTIKKIEDYGLEGSLGLIQLYKLLFQLRNTQAWYATR, encoded by the coding sequence ATGCTGAAAATACTTATTTGCTGTGTATGCATAATGTTGTTTGCCTGCCAATGCAAACCGAAGATACTCGACTCTGCCAGCCAGGAGCCGCATAGTCAAAAGCTGCTTAGTCGCATTGATAGCCTGCAGACCGATGCACAGGTGATACGGTTGGTGGAAGTATATGCAAAGCAGGACCGACCAGTTAAGATGCACCGTCCGGATACAACTTTATGCCGACGCTTGAAAAGCTGCGTTGATTGCCAAACAGTGAGCAGTTGGATGAAAGCTGATTTCGACGGCAACGGCCGCACAGACCTGCTGGTTTTCGGGGAAAGTTCATCCATCCTGGATCCTGAAAACCCCCTGATATGTTTGCTGGACTCAGGCAATGTATTGCCCCACGTTACGCGCATCGGCGGCTATAGCGAATGGCTTCTTGGCTTTGACGACTTCACCGAGCACATGGTGCCCTGGATAGTAAAGCAGAAACCGCAGGACCTCATTGCCTTTGCCAGAAACGTGGACGGCAGCGGAGCAGCCACCGGAACCTACAGCTGTGTAGTCGATACGTTGATTCTAGATAAGGGACGCTTTATAGAATATAACCCGGCCCCAGAAAGATACAGCGTTACAAGGGTTCAGCTTGAAACAACAGAATGCTATGGTAGCTGCCCGGTATTCAAGATGCAAATCGACCGTACCGGAGATGCGAAATACGAAGCATTAGAGTATAATAAGCTACGTGGCCGCTTCACTGGCGTAATCGATGCGCCTCACCTGCCGGAGCTGTGGTCTTTAATCAATTATTTGAAGTTCAGGCAAATGAAGGACAGATACGCTGTTAGAGCTACTGACCAACAAACGGCTACGCTCACCGTAACCTACGCTGATGGCACCATCAAAAAGATAGAGGACTATGGGTTAGAAGGTAGCCTGGGGCTGATTCAACTGTATAAATTACTGTTTCAACTGCGGAATACGCAAGCGTGGTATGCTACCCGCTAA
- a CDS encoding formylglycine-generating enzyme family protein, which produces MLLVLAARPAMAQKQPQVPVSPEPPGTIRLAENLFIDESEVANIHWLEYLQHILLDSSETYYRSQLPDSTVWKAMAAAPPTAAAGIPTAIIYFRYPGFRYYPVVGISYEQAVAYCKWRSAVVNESFLQSTEFQKKHPELRGYELTVEYRLPTEAEWQQAAVGSGPSSSGPANLVPGRPGAKLRPVSVRKESGLDSCLTALRLPATATVYKLPYNLWENYYITQTGQAFDCTTRPGQLGLEYVYVNPPNYLGLYNIIGNVAEMTAAKGVAKGGSYKTSVTELKPESRQLYKGPQSWLGFRCMATVRMVRKAGQ; this is translated from the coding sequence GTGTTGCTGGTTCTGGCAGCGCGGCCGGCTATGGCGCAAAAGCAACCCCAAGTGCCGGTTTCGCCCGAACCACCCGGCACCATCCGGCTGGCCGAAAACCTATTCATTGATGAGTCGGAAGTGGCCAACATCCACTGGCTGGAATATCTGCAGCATATCCTCCTCGATTCGTCTGAAACGTACTACCGCAGCCAGCTGCCCGACTCAACGGTCTGGAAGGCCATGGCCGCGGCGCCTCCAACGGCCGCGGCTGGCATTCCGACGGCCATTATCTATTTCCGCTATCCGGGTTTCCGCTATTACCCGGTTGTGGGCATCAGCTACGAGCAGGCAGTAGCGTATTGTAAATGGCGCAGCGCAGTCGTCAACGAGTCTTTTCTACAGTCCACGGAGTTCCAGAAGAAGCATCCTGAACTGCGTGGGTACGAGCTGACAGTGGAATACCGCCTGCCAACGGAGGCGGAGTGGCAACAGGCAGCTGTTGGCTCCGGCCCCAGCAGTTCTGGCCCGGCCAACTTGGTACCCGGCCGACCCGGCGCGAAGCTGCGGCCTGTATCGGTGCGCAAGGAATCGGGCCTCGATTCGTGCCTTACGGCACTGCGTTTGCCAGCCACCGCTACTGTCTATAAACTGCCCTATAATCTGTGGGAGAACTATTACATCACCCAAACGGGCCAGGCCTTCGACTGTACTACCCGCCCTGGCCAGCTTGGACTTGAATATGTGTATGTGAACCCGCCCAACTACCTGGGACTCTATAACATCATAGGCAACGTAGCCGAAATGACTGCCGCAAAAGGCGTAGCGAAAGGCGGCTCGTATAAAACGTCCGTCACAGAGCTGAAGCCTGAGTCACGGCAACTGTACAAGGGGCCGCAGAGTTGGCTGGGCTTCCGCTGCATGGCTACAGTGCGTATGGTGCGGAAGGCAGGGCAGTAA
- a CDS encoding EamA family transporter has product MWIVFSLLAALSAAVVVTLSKVGVKNIESSVAFAIQSVLIVGVAWGVVAWQGYLPQVAQIDRRTWLFLISAGIITCASSLSSFQALKMGQASRTSSFDKISLVFSILLAVFFLKEKVTWQVLLGAAFMAGGAILIAFTKPAD; this is encoded by the coding sequence ATGTGGATAGTCTTTTCGTTGCTGGCAGCTCTGTCGGCAGCTGTAGTAGTTACGCTTTCCAAAGTAGGCGTCAAGAATATAGAATCCAGTGTGGCCTTTGCCATACAATCGGTGCTGATTGTAGGGGTAGCATGGGGCGTAGTAGCATGGCAGGGCTACTTGCCGCAAGTAGCCCAGATTGACCGCCGCACGTGGCTGTTTCTTATTTCCGCGGGCATCATTACCTGCGCCTCGTCGCTGTCCTCGTTTCAGGCCCTGAAGATGGGGCAGGCCTCACGCACATCCTCTTTCGACAAAATCTCGCTGGTATTTTCCATTCTGCTGGCCGTCTTCTTTCTGAAAGAAAAAGTAACCTGGCAGGTACTGCTTGGTGCGGCTTTCATGGCAGGAGGCGCCATCTTAATAGCCTTCACTAAACCTGCCGACTGA
- a CDS encoding NAD(P)-dependent alcohol dehydrogenase, translating into MKAAYFEQYGPAEVLQFGEQPTPILKANQILVRVRASSVNPIDWKVRSGELKILTGRSFPKIPGRDVAGEVAAVGDNVTRFRIGDRVYGMPNDGVGGANAEYALLFETGAAFIPEQLSFEQAGAVPLAAITALQGLYTHGRLLSGDRVLINGASGGVGSFAVQIAKALGAGEVTGVCSTTHKELVQTLGATRVLNRDEYDFTQDRSRYDLIFDAAGKSSFMASRAALRRNGRYVTTMPDPAGFVVNAVATAFSDKSQHMFMAKESGPDLSLISAWLQQGLIKPIITKNLPLHSIAEAHRLSEKGGTPGKIVLTIE; encoded by the coding sequence ATGAAAGCTGCGTATTTTGAACAGTATGGTCCTGCCGAGGTACTTCAGTTTGGAGAACAGCCTACGCCCATCCTAAAAGCCAACCAGATACTGGTGCGCGTACGCGCCAGCAGTGTGAACCCTATTGACTGGAAAGTTCGCAGCGGCGAACTGAAAATACTGACTGGGCGCAGTTTTCCCAAGATTCCGGGCCGTGATGTGGCCGGCGAAGTCGCCGCCGTAGGCGACAACGTGACGCGGTTTCGGATTGGCGACCGAGTGTATGGTATGCCCAACGATGGGGTAGGAGGAGCCAATGCGGAGTACGCGCTACTCTTCGAAACGGGGGCTGCGTTCATTCCGGAGCAGTTGAGTTTCGAGCAGGCTGGGGCAGTACCGCTGGCGGCCATTACGGCGTTGCAGGGCCTTTACACGCATGGGCGGTTGCTTTCCGGCGACCGGGTGCTGATAAATGGGGCTTCGGGTGGTGTTGGCTCATTTGCCGTGCAGATAGCCAAGGCACTGGGTGCTGGCGAGGTCACGGGTGTATGCAGCACCACGCATAAGGAACTGGTGCAAACGCTGGGAGCTACCCGGGTCCTCAACCGCGACGAATACGACTTTACCCAGGACCGTAGCCGCTACGACCTGATATTTGACGCGGCTGGCAAAAGCAGTTTTATGGCTAGCCGCGCTGCGCTACGCCGCAATGGCCGCTACGTTACAACTATGCCCGACCCAGCGGGTTTTGTAGTAAATGCTGTTGCCACCGCCTTTTCTGATAAAAGCCAGCACATGTTCATGGCCAAGGAAAGTGGCCCCGATCTGAGCTTGATTTCAGCCTGGTTGCAGCAAGGCCTTATCAAGCCTATCATCACCAAAAACCTGCCGCTCCACAGCATTGCCGAAGCCCATCGGCTAAGCGAGAAAGGCGGAACGCCCGGGAAAATCGTGCTGACGATAGAGTAG
- a CDS encoding carbonic anhydrase, giving the protein MSIKQILDNNEKWVADRKAADPDFFNRLANGQKPKYLFIGCSDSRVPASAITGTGPGEMFVHRNIANMVVHTDFNMLSVLQYAVEVLGVEDILVVGHYGCGGVAAAAANKQYGLIDNWLTNIRDVIRVHEREFLRIKNEDERLRRLVELNVIEQVRNLAKTNIIQNARKTSKPPRLHGLVYDIKEGLLRDLQVNDEIGDLDHIYGTEAMKHAEEVFEDQPGFNPQADKGKRVSESEIIAAGKKEHKPSLQKTS; this is encoded by the coding sequence ATGAGCATCAAGCAGATTTTAGATAACAACGAGAAATGGGTTGCCGACCGGAAGGCGGCAGATCCTGATTTCTTCAACCGTCTGGCCAATGGGCAGAAGCCCAAATACCTGTTCATCGGCTGCTCCGATTCGCGGGTGCCGGCTTCGGCCATTACCGGCACTGGCCCCGGCGAAATGTTCGTGCATCGCAACATTGCCAATATGGTAGTGCATACCGACTTCAACATGCTGTCGGTGCTGCAATACGCCGTGGAGGTGCTCGGGGTAGAGGATATTCTGGTGGTAGGCCACTACGGCTGCGGTGGTGTGGCTGCCGCGGCTGCCAACAAGCAGTACGGCCTGATTGACAACTGGCTTACCAACATCCGCGACGTAATTCGGGTGCATGAAAGAGAGTTCCTGCGCATCAAGAACGAGGACGAGCGTTTACGCCGCTTGGTAGAACTCAATGTGATTGAGCAGGTCCGCAACCTGGCCAAAACCAATATCATCCAGAATGCCCGCAAAACCAGCAAACCGCCGCGCTTGCACGGCCTCGTCTACGACATCAAAGAGGGCCTACTCCGAGACCTGCAGGTGAACGACGAAATAGGCGACCTGGACCATATTTATGGCACTGAGGCCATGAAGCACGCCGAAGAAGTATTTGAAGACCAACCCGGTTTCAATCCGCAGGCCGATAAAGGCAAGCGTGTTTCGGAATCGGAAATTATTGCCGCTGGCAAGAAGGAGCATAAGCCAAGCCTCCAGAAAACCAGTTAG